Genomic DNA from Candidatus Dormiibacterota bacterium:
CCGCGGGCGATCAAGCTGATGCTCGGCGACCACTCCCGGGTGGAGCTGCTCTGATGCCGTGGAAGCCGCTGCCCGCCGCCATGGAGCGCACCCTCGAACGGATGCGCGCCACTCCCGCCTCGGCGCGGATGGGGGTGATCGACGGGGTCATGGTGAAGACCTACGTCAAGCACGCCGACCAGCGCGGCTTCTTCATCGAGCAGCTCAAGCGGGGCGACCTCGACGACAGGGGGCGGCCGTTCTCGCCGCCGGGCGAGTTCGCCCAGATGTCGCGCAGCCTCGCCTACGCCCGCGGCGGCAACCCGCCGGAGCTGATCAAGGCGTTCCACTGGCACGAGAGGCAGTGGGACTACTGGGACATCGTGGCCGGCAACGCGCGGGTGGTGCTGGTCGACCTCCGCGAGGGGTCGCCCACCGAGGGCAGGGTGCAGGCGATCATGCTCGGCGAGAACGCGCCGCGGATGGTGGCCATCCCCCCCCT
This window encodes:
- a CDS encoding dTDP-4-dehydrorhamnose 3,5-epimerase family protein → MPWKPLPAAMERTLERMRATPASARMGVIDGVMVKTYVKHADQRGFFIEQLKRGDLDDRGRPFSPPGEFAQMSRSLAYARGGNPPELIKAFHWHERQWDYWDIVAGNARVVLVDLREGSPTEGRVQAIMLGENAPRMVAIPPLVAHGYQAVDLRDVVLTYYVTEPYDPADPDEGRIAWDDERIGFDWTIQNI